The following proteins are encoded in a genomic region of Nicotiana sylvestris chromosome 4, ASM39365v2, whole genome shotgun sequence:
- the LOC138889567 gene encoding uncharacterized protein → MSEDSELWDVICDGPHVPMKNLGETGPMVQKNRKEYSDIERKSVEKNYRAKEILACGIGPNEYNRILACDSSKEIWEALQTAHEGTTQVKQSKIDMLTTKYELYRMKYDESIQDIHTRFVSIINELHSLKDVIPRNKLVRKILSVLPGSWESKVNPITEAKDLQTLTMDELIGILKTYEMKRNKDIERREPKKEKNLVLKAENSESSEEDSDMAYLTKRFQKMARINGGIPKRGSSSKARNNDLCHKCGKLGHFIKDFSLLKQEQYK, encoded by the coding sequence tttgtgatggtccacatgttcctatgaagAACCTTGGAGAAACTGGACCAATGGTGCAGAAAAACAGAAAAGAGTACAGTGATATTGAAAGAAAAtctgtagaaaagaactatcgtgccaagGAAATCTTGGCATGTGGTATAGGACCTAATGAGTACAACAgaatcttagcttgtgattcatctaaagaaatatgggaagcattgcaaaccgcacatgaaggaactactcaggttaaacagtccaagattgacatgctcaccactAAGTATGAGCTTTATAGGATGAAGTATGATGAGTCTATACAAGATATACACACTAGATTCGtatccatcataaatgagcttcattcacttAAAGATGTTATTCCCAGAAATAAGCTTGTAAGGAAGattctcagtgttctacctggCTCTTGGGAGAGTAAGGTGAATcccatcactgaagctaaagatttacaaactctaaccatggatgagctgattggaaTTCTAaagacatacgagatgaaaagaaataaagacattGAAAGGAGAGAGCcaaagaaggagaagaacctggtgCTCAAGGCTGAAAATAGTGAATCAAGTGAAGAAGATAGCgatatggcctatcttactaaaagGTTTCAAAAGATGGCTCGAAtaaatggtggtataccaaaaAGGGGCAGTTCAAGTAAGGCAAGGAACAATGATCTCTGTCACAAGTGCGGAAAGctagggcatttcatcaaagacttctcACTTCTGAAACAGGAGCAATACAAATAA